From Macrobrachium rosenbergii isolate ZJJX-2024 chromosome 17, ASM4041242v1, whole genome shotgun sequence, one genomic window encodes:
- the LOC136847708 gene encoding uncharacterized protein codes for MENLEDLENPLLENYENSSPATFLRAMRFSLLQFCNIHSPVILKLQLPNAHETYLPMTLQWGLHNEVSVNDLFVTDFSDVHGTFDDADGIHKPKVFVIYGGELDGKTALLHYLSYQWLIDHASDVKKIKDFDLVMIIDSCEVETLNSPEVLSLLEVKLPLFYMPESMVFGDIKNELKNLKILWLFDDFEDITDGAKAIMNDAITSFPASQVVIVSHWNQEVAIRHMVESSQVKYVPLNMTSLTSQTWRRMVPKMIATKTYDPQFNESLSSRFIRFFRDMIDDEDNLRPETLGHTIEAWLMAMYPIVAKCEKAVIGRGRSNHALSHL; via the coding sequence ATGGAAAACCTGGAAGACCTGGAGAACCCGTTACTCGAGAACTATGAGAACTCGTCACCAGCGACCTTCCTTAGAGCCATGAGATTCTCGTTGCTCCAATTTTGCAATATTCACAGCCCCGTGATACTGAAGCTCCAGCTGCCGAACGCTCATGAAACCTACCTTCCTATGACCCTGCAATGGGGTCTCCACAATGAAGTTAGTGTGAATGATTTATTTGTCACCGATTTTTCAGACGTACATGGAACTTTTGATGATGCTGATGGTATTCATAAGCCTAAAGTCTTTGTCATTTACGGGGGAGAACTGGATGGGAAAACTGCTCTGTTGCATTACCTCTCTTACCAGTGGCTGATAGACCATGCTAGTGATGTCAAAAAGATCAAAGATTTTGATCTAGTTATGATAATTGATTCATGTGAAGTAGAAACTCTGAACTCGCCTGAGGTGTTATCTTTGTTAGAAGTAAAGCTACCTCTGTTCTACATGCCTGAGTCCATGGTTTTCGGAGATATCAAAAATGAgctgaaaaatctgaaaatactgTGGCTGTTTGACGACTTCGAAGATATCACGGATGGCGCAAAGGCGATCATGAACGACGCCATCACGAGCTTTCCTGCGTCTCAAGTTGTGATAGTAAGTCACTGGAATCAAGAAGTAGCCATCAGACACATGGTGGAGTCGTCACAGGTCAAATATGTACCTCTAAACATGACGTCCTTGACTAGCCAAACCTGGAGGCGTATGGTACCAAAGATGATTGCCACCAAAACCTACGATCCTCAGTTCAATGAGTCACTTAGTTCGAGGTTTATTCGTTTCTTTAGGGACATGATAGACGATGAAGACAACTTAAGGCCAGAGACCCTTGGTCATACCATTGAAGCCTGGTTGATGGCAATGTATCCCATTGTGGCCAAGTGTGAAAAAGCAGTGATAGGGCGTGGGAGGAGTAACCATGCGTTGTcacatttgtaa